The following coding sequences lie in one Flagellimonas eckloniae genomic window:
- a CDS encoding ABC transporter permease, which translates to MKLGYLAFRNMVSKPLNLLLSLLLLLLSVSLVTFVLQLSQQLNGQLSKNIAPFDMVIGAKGSPLQLVLSAVLHVDAPTGNIKLKEVAALQKHPFVQTAIPVSYGDNYKGFRILGTEYGYLDHYDAELSEGTHYEQPFEVVAGSNVAQRLDLQVGDGFISSHGLAATNGETHDEHPFIIKGILKPTGAVVDQLLITNLESIWKAHDHGEEDSHDTNNPHQEEDKHHDETSDNEPHTKKEITALLVKFKSPLGMVQLPRFINENTSMQAALPGFEIQRLMGLLGSGVQTINGIALAILLVSALSIFISLLKTIRERKQELALLRTYGLSTGQLLRLALLEGLFLAFIGFVLGWFLGRLGIWGVSLYLKASYGYALKIKVPEPVELFLLGLILILATLATLLASRSIFKLNVAKTLSDG; encoded by the coding sequence ATGAAACTGGGCTATCTCGCTTTTAGAAACATGGTTTCAAAACCACTTAACTTATTATTGAGCTTATTGTTGCTGCTGTTAAGCGTGTCGTTGGTCACCTTTGTTCTGCAATTGAGTCAACAGCTGAACGGTCAATTGAGCAAGAACATCGCCCCTTTTGACATGGTTATAGGCGCCAAAGGAAGTCCCTTACAGCTTGTTTTGTCGGCTGTGCTTCATGTTGATGCACCAACCGGAAATATCAAGTTGAAAGAAGTAGCCGCATTACAAAAGCATCCTTTTGTACAAACCGCCATTCCGGTTTCTTATGGAGACAACTACAAAGGTTTTCGGATTTTGGGGACTGAATATGGGTATCTTGATCATTATGATGCCGAACTGTCGGAAGGAACACACTATGAGCAGCCCTTTGAAGTGGTTGCAGGAAGCAACGTTGCCCAGCGATTGGACCTACAAGTGGGAGACGGTTTCATAAGCTCGCACGGACTGGCTGCTACCAATGGTGAAACGCACGACGAACATCCTTTTATCATAAAAGGTATCTTGAAACCCACGGGGGCCGTTGTCGACCAGCTGTTGATCACCAATCTCGAGAGTATCTGGAAAGCCCATGATCATGGCGAAGAAGACAGTCACGATACCAATAATCCCCATCAAGAAGAAGATAAACATCATGACGAAACTTCGGATAATGAGCCTCATACCAAAAAAGAAATCACGGCATTGTTGGTAAAGTTTAAGAGTCCTTTGGGCATGGTACAACTTCCCAGATTCATCAATGAAAATACTTCTATGCAAGCGGCCCTACCCGGTTTTGAAATACAGCGACTTATGGGACTTTTGGGTTCAGGGGTTCAGACCATAAACGGCATTGCCCTGGCCATTCTTTTGGTATCTGCCCTCAGTATTTTTATCAGTCTTTTAAAGACCATCAGGGAAAGAAAACAGGAGTTGGCTTTATTGAGAACTTATGGTCTTAGTACCGGACAACTTCTCAGGTTGGCTCTTTTGGAGGGACTTTTTCTGGCTTTTATTGGTTTTGTATTAGGGTGGTTTTTGGGCCGTTTGGGCATATGGGGTGTTTCCCTGTACTTAAAAGCCTCATACGGATACGCATTGAAGATAAAAGTCCCGGAACCAGTTGAACTATTTCTATTGGGTCTTATACTGATACTGGCCACCTTGGCCACCCTATTGGCGTCCCGCTCAATTTTTAAGTTAAATGTTGCTAAAACCTTATCAGATGGGTAA
- a CDS encoding lipocalin family protein codes for MKYKFLLLSLTVMFGLQFSFGQENTIFDFNADELIGTWRPTYDNRTAELTFERQVETERKYGLRIEILKSGEFRSRYSAPCGNDSMLRTHNYNGIWSLDEDEWILTTSEPINRNGTLFKIVELKSDKMVLAEIKIE; via the coding sequence ATGAAATATAAATTCCTTTTGCTAAGCTTAACAGTCATGTTTGGACTTCAATTCAGTTTTGGTCAAGAAAATACAATATTTGATTTTAATGCTGATGAGTTAATTGGAACATGGCGTCCAACCTATGATAATAGAACAGCCGAGTTGACCTTTGAAAGACAAGTGGAAACTGAGCGCAAATATGGATTAAGGATTGAGATCTTGAAGAGCGGAGAATTTAGAAGTCGCTATTCTGCACCTTGTGGGAACGACTCGATGCTTCGAACCCATAATTACAACGGAATCTGGAGTTTGGACGAAGACGAATGGATATTGACAACATCTGAACCAATTAATCGAAATGGAACATTGTTCAAAATAGTTGAGTTAAAATCTGACAAAATGGTTCTTGCCGAAATCAAAATAGAATAA
- a CDS encoding PPC domain-containing protein produces the protein MKIKITCISIALLATIIVNAQITTVNRNIKKEVSNVDATNLYKDIKRNAQSRTTLLKKIANKNKKGHINADWAKSGETDEYRGLIKIPAISFPGYVRVTLTHADKDLGPKMSITAAGSKGGVIITGSPGATENNRTRTAHFSVHPGMTYDVIIEPHNDPESYIPPIPYKLEWEYTGLEDIYEPNDTQKQAKYIDLNKTVTAYAIVGHIKNGVAGNDENLNDWYSVVLDESKKIHINTLSAPNDTNLDIRLYDASGKSLGISRGFNSITSSRSLSKGVYLIQVKCLLKNNGYRKVQYQSKPVPDHFKKPYKFMVSKV, from the coding sequence ATGAAAATAAAAATCACATGTATCAGTATAGCTTTGTTGGCAACTATTATTGTCAATGCGCAAATAACAACAGTAAATAGAAATATTAAAAAAGAAGTTTCCAATGTTGATGCTACAAATTTGTACAAGGATATAAAGCGCAATGCGCAAAGCAGGACAACGTTACTCAAGAAAATTGCCAATAAAAATAAAAAAGGGCATATCAATGCAGATTGGGCCAAGTCTGGTGAAACAGATGAATATCGCGGTTTAATTAAAATTCCTGCAATTTCCTTTCCAGGGTATGTGAGAGTAACCTTGACACATGCCGATAAAGACCTGGGCCCCAAAATGAGTATAACAGCTGCTGGGAGTAAAGGAGGGGTTATAATCACTGGAAGCCCAGGAGCTACAGAAAACAACCGTACACGAACGGCTCATTTTTCCGTACACCCAGGAATGACGTACGATGTTATAATAGAACCGCATAACGATCCCGAATCTTACATTCCACCTATTCCCTATAAGCTAGAATGGGAATATACAGGCTTGGAAGATATTTATGAACCTAATGATACGCAGAAGCAAGCAAAATATATAGATCTTAATAAAACTGTTACTGCTTATGCCATTGTAGGTCATATAAAGAATGGCGTAGCTGGGAATGATGAAAACCTAAATGATTGGTATAGTGTTGTCTTGGACGAAAGCAAAAAAATCCACATAAATACCTTAAGCGCACCGAACGATACTAATCTTGATATAAGATTGTATGATGCTTCTGGTAAATCATTGGGTATTTCAAGAGGGTTTAATTCCATTACTTCTTCTCGCAGTCTTAGCAAGGGTGTTTATTTAATACAAGTAAAATGTCTCTTAAAAAATAATGGTTACCGAAAAGTGCAATACCAAAGTAAGCCCGTACCAGACCATTTTAAGAAGCCTTATAAGTTTATGGTATCAAAAGTTTAA
- a CDS encoding PhoX family protein, whose translation MEYNRRKFISFLGKASLSTAVLPPFLIGCGNTSTPTAKTLKMDSQILDRLKKLPLNGLSPSNKDDLLLATGLDYHIIIRWGDEISKNDRFGFNNDFTCFIPFDDDDPTDGLLWVNHEYVNPLFVSGFDFEKYENPTAHRTKEQVDKEMYNVGGSIVRIKEKDGKWKVIKNDPHNRRITAKTPMELNWDHPIKGASTVIGTHSNCSGGITPWKTFLTCEENYDSFFGETVYDQDGRPAHRDSSKGWEKFYPYPPEHYGWVVEVDPKDGSAQKHVAIGRYAHECCTLYELSDKRIVAYSGDDKNNEHLYKFISSEPGSLKEGTLYVADTVNGKWLPLDWQTQPALKDRFKDQTEVLVRTREAAKILGATPLNRPEDIEIDPITGSVFVSLTNNYDKNDFHGSILKIEETDGKYDALTFNASTFMAGGEENGFSCPDNLAFDMAGNLWFTSDMSGSKMNKEDGLYMAFKNNSLFVVPRHGKDQGKIIRLASAPNDAELTGPWFSPDGKTLFLSVQHPGEQTTDLNDPTSKWPFDKDGIPKSSVVAITGNLIEKMNKLHILERA comes from the coding sequence ATGGAATACAATAGAAGAAAATTTATCAGCTTTTTAGGAAAGGCCAGCTTGAGTACTGCAGTATTACCTCCTTTTTTGATAGGTTGTGGCAATACGTCCACTCCAACAGCAAAAACCTTGAAAATGGACAGTCAAATTTTGGATAGGTTAAAAAAATTGCCCCTCAATGGGCTTTCACCATCCAATAAAGACGATTTGTTGTTAGCCACGGGGTTGGATTATCATATCATCATTCGTTGGGGCGATGAAATCAGTAAGAATGACCGTTTTGGTTTCAATAATGATTTTACTTGTTTTATCCCGTTTGACGATGATGATCCCACGGATGGATTACTTTGGGTCAATCATGAGTATGTCAATCCCCTTTTTGTCTCTGGATTTGACTTCGAAAAATATGAAAACCCAACGGCACATCGAACAAAAGAACAGGTAGACAAAGAAATGTACAATGTTGGTGGTAGTATCGTTCGCATAAAAGAAAAAGATGGAAAATGGAAGGTCATAAAGAACGATCCACACAACCGTCGAATCACTGCAAAAACCCCAATGGAACTCAACTGGGACCACCCTATTAAAGGGGCCTCCACCGTTATTGGAACCCACAGTAACTGTTCGGGAGGCATCACCCCTTGGAAGACCTTTCTGACTTGCGAAGAGAATTATGATAGTTTTTTTGGAGAAACTGTTTATGACCAAGACGGACGACCTGCACACCGAGATAGTTCGAAGGGCTGGGAAAAATTTTACCCTTATCCCCCGGAGCACTATGGCTGGGTGGTCGAAGTAGACCCAAAGGACGGTTCCGCCCAAAAGCATGTGGCCATTGGCCGTTATGCCCATGAATGTTGTACACTTTATGAACTGTCCGATAAGCGTATAGTGGCCTATTCAGGTGATGACAAGAACAATGAGCATTTGTATAAATTCATCTCGTCCGAGCCAGGGTCGTTAAAAGAGGGAACGCTTTATGTTGCCGATACGGTAAATGGCAAATGGTTGCCGCTAGACTGGCAAACCCAGCCAGCTTTGAAAGATAGGTTTAAAGATCAGACCGAAGTTTTAGTACGTACGAGGGAAGCAGCCAAAATATTGGGAGCCACGCCACTGAACCGCCCTGAGGATATTGAAATTGACCCCATTACGGGTAGTGTTTTTGTATCGCTCACCAATAATTATGATAAAAATGACTTTCACGGATCTATACTGAAAATAGAGGAAACCGATGGCAAGTATGATGCTTTGACCTTTAACGCTTCAACTTTTATGGCGGGTGGAGAAGAAAATGGATTTTCATGCCCCGATAACCTGGCCTTTGATATGGCCGGTAATCTGTGGTTTACCTCTGATATGTCTGGCAGCAAAATGAATAAGGAAGACGGACTCTACATGGCTTTCAAGAACAATAGTCTTTTTGTGGTTCCACGCCATGGAAAAGACCAAGGCAAAATTATTCGCTTGGCTTCGGCCCCTAACGATGCCGAGCTCACAGGCCCATGGTTTTCACCCGATGGAAAAACGTTGTTTCTAAGTGTACAACACCCTGGTGAGCAAACGACCGATCTCAATGACCCAACTAGCAAATGGCCCTTTGATAAAGATGGTATCCCTAAATCATCCGTCGTGGCCATCACAGGTAACCTTATTGAAAAGATGAACAAATTACATATTCTGGAAAGGGCCTAA
- a CDS encoding helix-turn-helix domain-containing protein, which produces MIKSFAEKVDCEIPEKLQPHLVMAIHGSTENKVDLTIPIFPTGFPVIINVYGAMPDLFLPEGYTPAVSRLNLAGQIFNHNPNIRVNGYFGQIGFLLHPMAPYYLFHKLGDFSLNRWVPFDKTSPMDTSKLEKELNNCADPLGRFPIIIKYLEALVENRLPPISWLDKAFETIYAKNGQVSLNHLSEQIGISLRHFRRKFKEIIGVPPKFFCKVIQLNTIFEAINSPQGEKLLNLALDHGYYDQSHFINDFKRLIGNSPEKFLESEHVYTKTYMGRKGI; this is translated from the coding sequence ATGATTAAATCATTTGCAGAAAAAGTAGATTGTGAAATTCCGGAAAAACTTCAACCGCATTTGGTAATGGCAATTCATGGCAGTACGGAAAATAAGGTGGACTTGACTATTCCCATTTTTCCGACCGGTTTCCCTGTAATAATAAACGTTTATGGAGCTATGCCAGATTTGTTTTTGCCAGAAGGTTATACTCCGGCAGTATCCAGATTAAACTTGGCAGGTCAAATATTTAATCACAACCCAAACATAAGAGTCAATGGGTATTTTGGACAAATAGGTTTTTTACTGCATCCCATGGCACCTTACTATCTGTTTCATAAACTCGGTGATTTTTCGTTGAACCGATGGGTGCCTTTTGATAAGACCAGTCCAATGGATACTTCTAAACTTGAAAAAGAATTGAACAACTGTGCAGATCCATTGGGAAGATTTCCAATTATCATTAAGTATCTTGAAGCATTGGTGGAAAACAGATTGCCGCCAATTTCATGGTTGGACAAGGCCTTTGAAACTATCTATGCAAAAAATGGACAAGTTAGTTTAAATCATCTCTCTGAACAGATTGGTATAAGCCTGCGGCATTTTAGAAGGAAATTTAAAGAAATTATTGGTGTGCCACCCAAATTTTTTTGCAAGGTGATACAACTAAACACCATTTTTGAAGCTATTAATTCACCCCAAGGAGAAAAACTGCTCAATTTAGCTCTGGATCATGGTTATTATGACCAATCCCATTTTATCAATGACTTTAAAAGGTTAATTGGTAATAGTCCTGAAAAATTTCTTGAAAGCGAACATGTATATACCAAAACCTATATGGGGAGAAAGGGGATTTAA
- a CDS encoding OmpA family protein yields MKSKLTLIITCLFFLGHTSSNAQFFKKLKERAKQAAEETVSRKTEEKTSEALDSLIEKPFKKKKKRRSQNGEEDLYEESNEDYTDEGYEEDTSNNTQPQLWSQYNFVPGDKIIFNDDLSIEENGEFPSRWDLLSGNAENASYGENLVINLSHKAKITPLMDKTEYLPEVFTIEFDAFFQRTKGPGYQDYFIKLWSDGGKYGYSNDRKSYCSAIVVNMHGASLNCNRNGSSNEYETFEDSMVVGVDEPVWRRVALAFNKRSLKLFLDEKRVLNIPNLGYQPEALVLEVFAVYKEFSAIKNIRIAEGGKKLYDRVVAEGKFVTRGILFDVNSSNIKPESGGVLKEVVAMMLDHPNLNFRIEGHTDSDGDAEYNLSLSAERAEAVKWALVEQGIAENRFETNGKGEAVPAAENTTPEGKANNRRVEFIKL; encoded by the coding sequence ATGAAATCAAAGCTTACATTAATAATCACTTGTTTGTTCTTTTTAGGCCATACATCTTCAAATGCCCAGTTCTTTAAAAAATTAAAAGAAAGAGCCAAACAAGCTGCTGAAGAGACGGTCAGCAGAAAGACTGAGGAAAAGACTTCCGAGGCTCTTGACAGTCTTATTGAAAAACCTTTTAAAAAGAAGAAGAAACGAAGAAGCCAGAACGGTGAAGAGGACTTGTATGAAGAGTCAAACGAAGATTATACAGATGAAGGTTATGAAGAAGATACTTCAAACAATACACAACCCCAATTATGGTCGCAATACAATTTTGTGCCAGGAGATAAAATCATTTTTAACGATGATTTAAGTATAGAAGAGAATGGGGAGTTCCCCTCACGTTGGGATTTACTCTCTGGAAATGCGGAGAACGCCAGTTACGGAGAAAATCTTGTTATCAATCTGAGTCATAAAGCTAAAATCACTCCTTTGATGGATAAAACTGAGTATCTGCCCGAGGTGTTTACCATTGAGTTTGATGCCTTTTTTCAAAGAACAAAGGGCCCAGGGTATCAAGATTATTTTATAAAACTCTGGTCAGACGGAGGTAAATATGGCTATTCTAATGACCGCAAAAGTTATTGTTCAGCAATAGTTGTTAACATGCATGGTGCGTCATTAAACTGTAATAGAAATGGGAGCTCAAATGAATACGAAACCTTTGAGGATTCGATGGTTGTGGGTGTAGATGAACCGGTATGGCGCCGTGTAGCATTGGCCTTCAACAAACGAAGCTTAAAACTATTTCTTGATGAAAAAAGAGTGTTGAACATTCCGAATTTAGGCTACCAACCTGAAGCCCTTGTTTTAGAAGTATTTGCCGTTTATAAAGAATTTTCGGCCATCAAGAATATTCGAATCGCTGAGGGGGGCAAAAAACTCTATGACCGTGTAGTGGCAGAAGGTAAGTTTGTGACCCGGGGTATTCTCTTCGATGTGAACAGTTCCAACATAAAACCTGAATCAGGCGGTGTACTCAAAGAAGTGGTCGCCATGATGCTAGACCATCCCAATCTCAACTTTAGAATCGAAGGCCATACCGATAGTGATGGTGATGCCGAATACAACCTGTCACTTTCCGCTGAACGTGCGGAGGCCGTAAAATGGGCTTTGGTCGAACAGGGCATAGCAGAGAATCGTTTTGAAACCAATGGCAAGGGAGAAGCCGTGCCCGCTGCTGAAAATACTACCCCCGAAGGTAAGGCGAACAACCGCCGTGTAGAATTTATAAAACTTTAA
- a CDS encoding two-component regulator propeller domain-containing protein has protein sequence MKRPLNLADFSLAYTKHFCLLFCFILLFIYSANAQNQISFRQLTVKEGLSQNSVVSVAQDSLGYLWLATQDGLNRYDGRSIKQYPFQFTDITRPTFSRLGKIYVDREGQVFIIPSDHKVYKYDKDINDFLALDRITNASTIWQDASKKYWVGTTTGQVFSLEQNLTLTPSNSYTQIKGQIKKIGTWSRDSLFVISEKALFYLNSKTLAKKEIALETLLGEKIPSNLSTAIIDEGQTLWIGYHGDGLFYYDKATKSIRRLRDTSFDGYLPKDLVILDLSFDDENRLWITTYGDGLYLVNFTTNKIIHFSEQKQNPRALHYNDILCVFQDDSKTLWFGTDGAGASFYDAYLEKFNSFTNYQTPANISIDVVRAITLDNTNNVWIGTSGKGLTSYEPATNSWITYTTLNSDISSNRIMSLHYDSDNELWIGTQSGGLSILGKNNVFRTYNETSKIPLSSETIWDIFEDQQNNIWLCTRDDGLIQFDKRKGIVKQYQRFNVRDSTVTRKNIRVIVQDPKGYFWIGTDREGLIKFDPSTEKSEIFITDDKMPSISSNSIKSLYHDENNVLWIGTSGAGLDALNIQQGKFHNYSSKYGLPNNVIYGILPDEAGNLWLSSNKGITKFKVPKDFNELPEITNYDNYDGLATEFNTGAYYKHNNGQLYFGALEGFYWFTPQSISENKYLPKTTITDFKVLNEVKSIYFDTIMKHNENTIDFSFSSLQFSEPEKNQYRYRLLPLEKEWIETGNKNFVRYTHLPPDEYEFQVISSNYDGKWNQNPVEHTFSIAPPWYFNIWSKSFYTLLLLITGLLVYRYLKWRWKMKLDLQLKQEEANRFKKLNDYKSKIYTEIAHEFRTPLTLISGPIESKLSQTDISEEEISRFSMIERNTTRLTNLVDELLQLAKLEEGKFQLQKKWGNLGLFLKSTASSFSYEAEKHKMDFGYKVQDIPSALYDGDVLDKIIVNLISNAIKYGKKGGKCGLTASLSDGILFLEISNDTKTEIEDVQKIFERFYQTDKNSKGAGIGLSLVKELVKLYDGTIEVLQNDGTIRFVVEIAIKTEHDRIKTEPPKISKLEVKKDGENSNRPILLVVEDNVDVRDFITVEFGKSYKVIKAENGKIGIEKALEHVPDIVISDVKMPVEDGIALCNTLKTDERTSHIPIILLTASIDKQNELKGLKAGADDYVTKPFKIKILEKRVSNLVKSRKMLRQRYSQESFLKPKDLAITPTDEVFLNKVQEILDEHLVNPEFNAGKFSNLIGMSRMQLHRKLITYTGISTSGFIRSQRLKQAVQILKTSDATINEVAYTVGFNTPSYFIKCFKEVYKKTPTEYFQSIQ, from the coding sequence ATGAAAAGACCTCTAAACCTCGCTGATTTTAGTTTAGCTTATACCAAGCATTTTTGTCTGCTCTTTTGCTTTATTTTACTTTTTATATATAGTGCAAATGCTCAAAATCAAATTTCTTTTCGGCAGTTAACAGTTAAGGAAGGGCTTTCCCAAAACAGTGTGGTTTCTGTTGCACAAGATAGTTTGGGTTATTTATGGTTGGCTACCCAAGATGGCCTTAACCGTTATGATGGTCGGTCCATAAAGCAGTACCCATTTCAATTTACTGATATTACTAGACCGACTTTTAGCAGGTTGGGTAAAATTTATGTAGATAGAGAGGGGCAGGTTTTCATTATACCATCGGACCACAAGGTTTATAAATATGACAAAGACATAAACGACTTCTTAGCATTGGATAGAATAACCAATGCCTCAACCATTTGGCAAGATGCTTCAAAAAAATATTGGGTAGGTACTACAACTGGACAGGTTTTTTCATTGGAGCAAAATTTGACTTTAACACCATCTAATTCGTATACGCAAATTAAAGGCCAAATAAAAAAAATTGGGACCTGGTCAAGAGACAGTCTTTTTGTTATTTCTGAAAAGGCGTTGTTTTATCTCAATAGTAAAACCCTAGCAAAAAAGGAGATTGCCCTTGAAACCTTATTGGGCGAGAAAATACCCTCAAATTTGAGTACAGCAATTATCGACGAAGGGCAAACACTATGGATTGGTTACCATGGTGATGGACTATTTTATTATGATAAGGCAACCAAAAGCATAAGAAGATTAAGAGACACCTCTTTTGATGGGTACCTTCCTAAAGATTTAGTGATTCTAGACCTGTCTTTTGATGATGAAAATAGACTATGGATTACTACCTATGGGGATGGCCTTTATCTTGTAAACTTTACAACTAATAAAATCATACATTTTTCAGAGCAAAAACAGAATCCCAGGGCGCTCCATTACAATGATATTTTATGTGTCTTTCAAGATGATTCCAAAACTTTATGGTTTGGAACAGATGGGGCCGGTGCTAGTTTTTACGACGCCTACCTGGAAAAATTTAATTCATTCACAAACTATCAAACACCGGCCAATATCAGTATTGATGTAGTCAGGGCAATAACGCTAGATAATACGAACAATGTTTGGATAGGCACATCAGGCAAAGGACTAACCAGTTACGAACCGGCAACAAACAGTTGGATTACGTATACCACACTTAATTCAGATATTTCTTCAAACCGTATCATGAGTTTACACTATGATTCGGATAATGAACTTTGGATTGGAACCCAAAGCGGCGGACTTTCCATTCTGGGCAAGAACAATGTTTTTAGAACATACAACGAAACCAGTAAAATTCCACTATCCTCTGAAACAATATGGGATATTTTTGAAGACCAACAAAATAACATTTGGCTGTGTACGCGCGATGATGGTTTAATTCAATTTGACAAAAGGAAAGGAATTGTCAAACAATATCAGCGATTTAATGTGAGGGACTCAACTGTAACTAGAAAGAACATTCGCGTTATTGTTCAAGACCCAAAAGGCTATTTTTGGATAGGCACGGATAGAGAGGGCCTTATTAAGTTTGACCCGTCAACAGAAAAATCTGAAATCTTTATTACTGATGATAAAATGCCATCCATCAGCTCCAATAGTATAAAATCCTTATATCATGATGAGAATAATGTGTTATGGATAGGAACATCGGGTGCAGGGTTGGATGCTTTAAATATCCAGCAAGGAAAATTCCACAACTACTCTTCTAAATATGGACTACCAAATAATGTGATCTATGGCATACTTCCTGATGAGGCGGGTAACTTATGGCTAAGTTCTAATAAGGGCATTACTAAATTTAAAGTGCCCAAGGACTTTAATGAACTGCCAGAAATCACCAATTACGACAATTATGATGGATTGGCCACTGAGTTTAATACGGGAGCGTATTATAAACACAACAATGGTCAATTATATTTTGGCGCCCTAGAAGGTTTTTATTGGTTTACACCTCAATCCATTTCTGAAAACAAATATTTACCCAAAACAACCATAACTGATTTTAAAGTACTCAACGAAGTAAAGTCGATTTATTTTGATACTATAATGAAGCACAATGAGAACACCATCGATTTTTCGTTTTCAAGCCTTCAATTTTCAGAGCCAGAAAAAAATCAATACAGGTATCGTTTATTGCCCTTAGAAAAAGAATGGATTGAAACTGGCAACAAAAATTTTGTCAGGTATACCCATTTGCCTCCAGATGAATATGAATTTCAGGTGATTTCGAGCAATTATGACGGCAAATGGAACCAAAATCCTGTAGAACATACTTTTAGTATTGCTCCTCCTTGGTATTTTAATATTTGGTCAAAATCATTTTACACACTTCTACTTTTAATCACAGGGCTTTTGGTGTACAGATATCTAAAATGGCGTTGGAAAATGAAACTCGATCTGCAATTGAAGCAAGAGGAAGCTAATAGGTTTAAAAAACTGAATGATTACAAATCGAAAATCTATACCGAGATTGCTCATGAATTTAGAACTCCATTGACCTTAATATCAGGTCCTATAGAATCTAAACTTTCCCAGACAGATATTTCGGAAGAAGAGATTTCCAGGTTTTCAATGATTGAACGTAATACCACAAGATTGACCAACCTTGTAGATGAACTGTTACAATTGGCAAAGCTTGAAGAAGGAAAATTTCAATTGCAAAAAAAATGGGGTAACCTTGGGTTGTTTCTAAAATCGACCGCATCATCATTTAGTTATGAAGCTGAGAAACATAAAATGGATTTCGGCTATAAAGTTCAAGATATTCCCAGCGCATTATATGATGGCGATGTCTTGGATAAAATAATTGTCAACCTTATATCCAACGCGATAAAGTATGGCAAGAAAGGAGGAAAGTGTGGGTTAACCGCATCGCTTAGTGATGGAATTTTGTTTTTGGAAATTTCAAACGATACTAAAACGGAGATTGAAGATGTTCAAAAAATATTTGAACGGTTCTACCAGACCGATAAAAACTCCAAAGGAGCAGGTATAGGGTTGTCCTTGGTAAAAGAATTGGTAAAGTTGTACGATGGAACGATTGAAGTTCTGCAAAATGATGGAACAATTCGGTTTGTTGTTGAGATTGCCATAAAAACGGAACATGATAGGATAAAAACGGAGCCACCCAAGATTTCAAAATTGGAAGTTAAAAAGGATGGGGAGAACTCAAATAGACCCATTTTATTGGTTGTTGAAGATAATGTTGATGTTCGCGATTTTATAACTGTTGAATTTGGGAAATCCTATAAGGTGATTAAAGCTGAAAACGGAAAAATAGGTATTGAAAAAGCTTTAGAACACGTCCCTGATATTGTTATTTCCGATGTTAAAATGCCAGTTGAAGATGGTATTGCACTTTGCAATACTTTAAAGACTGATGAACGAACCAGCCACATCCCGATCATACTACTGACAGCAAGTATCGATAAGCAAAACGAACTAAAGGGATTAAAGGCAGGTGCCGATGATTATGTGACCAAACCCTTTAAGATCAAAATCTTAGAAAAACGGGTTTCTAATTTGGTAAAGTCCCGTAAAATGCTTCGTCAACGTTATAGCCAAGAAAGTTTTCTAAAACCAAAGGACCTGGCGATTACGCCTACTGATGAAGTTTTCTTGAACAAAGTTCAGGAGATATTGGATGAGCATCTAGTAAATCCTGAGTTTAATGCAGGCAAATTCAGCAATTTAATTGGCATGAGCCGTATGCAATTGCATCGAAAACTAATTACCTATACAGGCATATCCACATCAGGGTTTATACGTTCGCAGCGTTTAAAGCAAGCTGTTCAAATTCTAAAAACTTCAGATGCAACTATTAACGAAGTAGCTTATACTGTAGGGTTTAATACCCCTTCTTATTTTATCAAATGTTTTAAAGAAGTCTATAAAAAAACTCCAACAGAATATTTTCAATCTATTCAATAA
- a CDS encoding Fur family transcriptional regulator, with product MDYKQTERLLQRKGLKKTKLRHALIRYFIKTQHAQSYADIKLALTEATDKSTLYRNLTAFEQVGLIHSINDHSGVTKYAFGEAPIQGNEHAHFVCECCETVYCMDGLAPLQLDVPKGFKANKVQTIIRGTCADC from the coding sequence ATGGACTATAAACAAACCGAACGACTGTTACAACGAAAGGGACTAAAGAAGACAAAGTTGCGCCATGCATTGATACGGTATTTTATCAAAACCCAACATGCACAGTCATATGCCGATATCAAGCTGGCCCTGACGGAAGCAACCGATAAATCAACCCTATACCGAAACCTGACCGCTTTTGAGCAGGTCGGGCTAATACACAGTATCAACGACCATTCAGGTGTCACCAAATATGCATTTGGCGAAGCCCCCATACAAGGCAACGAACACGCCCATTTCGTATGTGAATGTTGTGAAACGGTATATTGTATGGATGGGTTGGCACCACTGCAGTTGGATGTCCCAAAAGGATTCAAGGCGAACAAGGTACAGACCATAATTCGTGGAACCTGTGCTGATTGTTGA